A genomic window from Syntrophorhabdales bacterium includes:
- the bioF gene encoding 8-amino-7-oxononanoate synthase translates to MRERLQQELEQIKEAGNYREIRYLKPVNESRVWYEGSEYLNLCSNSYLSLHTHPDVMKAAKDAIDEYGAGTCSSRSVSGSIDLYARLEDDVAAFKGYQRALIFSNGYLANMGIIATLAGTHDVIFSDELNHSSIIDSIRLSRARRVIYRHCDVEDLEKKIRREPVSTKKFVITETVFSMDGDVAPLAAIFRLKEKYDLHLIVDEAHATGVFGERGRGVEELQGLAGLMDVQMGTFGKALGSFGAFALSDSLTIEYLVNRARTFMYTTALPASALGAARSALQLIREDGSFKKELWENIDYMRQGLHKLGFDLKQSEGPIVPIVVGEDSKAVRMQKMLLEQGIFLQAIRPPTVPAGTSRLRLTIVRGLTREDMDSALQALAQVGRSVGLI, encoded by the coding sequence ATGAGAGAGCGACTACAACAAGAACTCGAGCAAATAAAAGAAGCCGGCAACTACCGGGAGATCCGGTATCTGAAGCCGGTTAACGAAAGCAGGGTGTGGTATGAAGGGAGCGAGTATCTTAATCTCTGCTCAAACAGTTACCTGTCTCTTCATACGCATCCTGATGTAATGAAGGCAGCGAAAGATGCAATAGATGAATACGGAGCAGGGACGTGCTCGTCGCGAAGCGTGTCCGGGAGTATCGACCTGTACGCGCGACTCGAAGATGATGTAGCGGCCTTCAAAGGTTACCAAAGAGCGCTCATCTTTTCCAACGGATACCTTGCGAACATGGGTATCATCGCAACTCTTGCGGGTACGCACGATGTGATCTTCAGCGACGAACTTAATCATTCGAGCATCATCGACAGCATAAGGCTTTCCCGCGCGCGGAGAGTGATCTACCGCCATTGCGATGTTGAAGACCTGGAAAAGAAGATACGGCGGGAACCTGTCTCGACGAAAAAGTTTGTCATCACGGAGACAGTCTTCAGCATGGATGGCGATGTGGCGCCGCTCGCTGCAATCTTCCGGCTGAAGGAGAAGTATGATCTGCATCTCATTGTTGACGAGGCCCACGCAACAGGGGTTTTCGGAGAAAGAGGCAGGGGAGTGGAAGAGCTTCAGGGCCTGGCGGGATTGATGGATGTGCAGATGGGAACGTTCGGAAAAGCGCTTGGCTCCTTCGGCGCATTTGCGCTCTCGGACAGTCTGACCATCGAGTACCTGGTGAACAGGGCGAGAACGTTCATGTACACGACAGCGCTCCCCGCATCGGCGCTCGGCGCGGCCAGGTCGGCCTTGCAGCTCATCAGGGAAGACGGCTCATTCAAGAAGGAACTCTGGGAGAACATAGATTACATGAGGCAGGGGCTACACAAGCTCGGCTTTGACTTGAAGCAGAGTGAAGGGCCTATCGTGCCCATTGTCGTGGGCGAGGACAGCAAGGCAGTTCGCATGCAGAAGATGCTGCTTGAACAAGGCATATTTCTCCAGGCGATCAGACCGCCGACGGTGCCGGCCGGGACCTCACGTCTGCGTCTCACCATAGTACGCGGTCTCACACGCGAGGACATGGACTCGGCCCTGCAAGCGCTCGCGCAAGTAGGACGGAGCGTCGGGCTGATATAG